ttatcgTATACGGTGTTAAAAAGATGGCACAAActatcagaccagtgaaataagataCAGAACTGTCATCGAActtagtggaagctgaagcaCGAGCgttgataatgcaatagaatcaatgaataacacgtataaaaatgaaggaagaaatgtGAATAGGATCATGTAGTACTGTCGACTCCCTTTCGTGAATTCATAAATGCATGAGGAGAACTCTAGcatattctatatacacaatattattaaccttatcaatTATGGAATCTCAACAATTGTCgcaagattttactggtaATTATATTTAgcatgtccaatcggcgtcTGTTTTAcatacctctcttatatagtttAAGGAAGTTCTTCTTTCGTTGATAATTAATGCTgcttgttggaacaagaatgttgaaatgacaCTTTCTATTGgtgggtgcacttggaatttatatacaAATGATATaagtcgttacattgaacttataaTTAATTCCCTggtttattgttatgttgaacatacttaacatgtccaatcggcgtatgttttatatacctctcttatatagtataagaaggagttctgctttttattcttgattaacactactaattatcaacaaaaaaaaaaaagaaaaaatttgaaaaccaACATGGACACCACGCTTATGAAGCTATTGTGCATATTATATTCAACATTTTTTCGCACATGTAGTATTTCTGCTACACCTACTTCAACAACACCATTGATCAGATATGATGGTCAGATTGCGTTTCGATATGATTATGACTACACTAATATATGGGACGACATTGCGCGGTGTATTGAAAACGTAACAACCGATAAGGCTATAGTCGATAATACATCTATTATGGTCGATAGGGCAGGTACTATAGTCGATAGGGGATATACTATATGGCTAGATTCAGGGGGTAACACATATAGTGATATTGACGACATAATAGTGTCAAACATCACAGATTGTATGCGTCGTAACTGTAACATAACCAACATATCTATCTCGTGCCATAATCCCTTTGCATTATCAGCCAATACTGACgaagaatatgaagatCATTTCGCGTATTACGGGCGTGGCTATCCCATAGATTATGACAGAGATTATGAAAGTATCGGTGAGCCAACGGATTCGGGTACGGATCAGAGTACTCTAGTTCGCAGAGGAAATGGGAACTGGCCGGACAAGATATTACCCGATCAACAATTACATTGGGACTACAACGTTATTGGGAGATTATAcatgttggaacaagtaggttcatcattattcacataactagtccttgtttcaggatgaaaTATGTTGAGATGACGTTCTATTGgtgggtgcacttggagtcaaagatccattaattgaacatcaacttggaatatatataaatgatatgagtcgttacattgaacttatagtaaattccctagtttattgttatgttgaacatacttaacatgtccaatcggcgtatgttttatatacctctcttatgtagtataagaaagagttctgcttttattcttaattaatactactaattatcaacaaaagTTTTACATGTTATATACGTTATTCAACATAACTAGACACCAGAAAGCAATCACCAGCTCCAGTAGTTCCAACAACATGATAAGTAGAAGGAGCAATCTGTGAAGTCTAAAGTTATTTTTAGGTTTGGTGGTCAATTCTACTTGTTCAAGCCTCCATCAATAACTGGTTGTTTGGCCGAGCGGTCTAAGGCGCCtgattcaagaaaaccTCTTGACCGCAGTTAACTGTGGGAATACTCAGGTATCGTAAGATGCAAGAGTTCGAATCTCTTAGCAAccattatctttttttctaagactcttttgaattttagaGTTGAGGCAGATTGGGTAACTACTAACtttttgttggaacaataatcgaCTGTCGTCTTTAAATTACTGATACGATAGATTaagattattattattgtcacTAGAGTATTTTCGTATACAGGTAAATTTTGAATCCAGCagaataagattcaggcggtcatcgaatttaggGGTATCTGGAGCGCAGGAATTGATAACGTtataggatcaatgaattaCTGCATttaaaacaagaacaaaaacattTAAGATATTATGTAGAATTGCCGCTTTTCCTTTATGACAATTCCTATTTCCCCGAGGAaaacttctagtatataCTATATGCCTAATAGTACTGCcttcatcaaaaatttgaaccCAAAAATTATCACAGCATTCTTTTTATACTTCTGTACCTCACAATATCTGTAATAAGAGGTTATATTGTCACATTTTGGTGTGTTCAGTGTCGGGTTTAGTATGATGTACCTTGGCATTAAAGGCCAAGCTCAAAGCCGAATAGCGAGAAATTTATCCTGTTAATCATTTTTATGGAAGAAGCAATTCCACAAGTGCTCATTACTAACTTCTTGATCACCCACGCTTATCTCAAATTTAGCATCGTCATTTTCCTCCTCATCCCTATAAATTTGTCTGCTGTCACAGTTGTCGCTTCTATTTGAcctctcttttcttttgcgCTCTTCTAGGATACATTTATATCTGAGAATGTTTTCCTCGACCGTATTTTTAATCATAAAATTCCAGACAAAAGTTTCCTTGTTCTGTCCTATACGATTATTCCTTCCCATTGCTTGTTGTTCATCACCATTATTGAGGATAGGGTCTAGCAGGAATATATGTTTTGcgtttatcaaatttaagCCGGCGCCTAACGTCTTCACGTTCAAGAGTAAGCAAGTGACTGAAGGCTGACGTTTGAAGTTGTTTATAGTTTCACCAACACCAGCTGTGTTAGATAGACATGCCAAATACTCGATGCGATACAGTTTTAAGACCTTACCAATAACCTTTAAATATTCTGTCTTTTGCGAGTACAGAATGACTTGTGGCGGCTCAGCATTTTCCTGTTCACTTTTTAATTTCAGATAAGAAATAAGTTTAATGACGAAATCAATTTTAGCGCCaaaactttcttttatGTGAATCTGATGAACCTCATTCATTTGATGGAATtgtttgtatttatttCCAAAGAGCTTTTCCACCTCGCTTACACTAGATATAGTAGAACCCCCACTTGATGTTTCTTGAGTTAAACCATTACCATCGTTTTGTGGCTCCTGAGCAtccttttccttccttTCCTTTGTGTTCTTGAATTTAAAATTGTAAACCTCCGATACGCTACAGAAGCTCTTACATATTGGACATTTGTTATGAGCTCGTAACCAAGTAAGAATACAATTCTTGCAAAAATAATGCCCACATTTAATTATAGCACCTATCTCAACATCACCCAAGCATATAGAGCAGCTCAGAATTTGATTCTCGTTCAACGTGTCCTTCAATCGCGATAAATTCTTTAAATATACTAACCGTGATTCAGTGTTGTTGATTTTTGCATCTAAGGCACCACCCAATGACTTTTTGATAGTTTTCATCAGGTGACTTAGCTGCGGAGGACTTAATGAATGCAGCGATACTAAGGAATCGGATATTCTTTGTAACTGACTATAATACTCTGTCTTGGCATTATAAATTGAACctaaaaatttcaaagattctCTAATCTGTTTATTATGTCTGAACAAGTTCTTACCTTCCGTTTCGTATTGTAGCAAataatcttcaaaattttcaataggggtttcgttttcattttctgacGATATACGTCTTACTATCCGGTTATTCTTTAAATCGTCAAAGATAGTTCGCAAGGGAGTTCCTGCTATCAAACACAAATTGTTCAATAGCTGCTTTTGGTACTTGGAAATTATTGAACCTTCAGGCACCAGGTGCTTGGGAATTTTAACTTCAGAGTCAGAAGTTAAAATATTATCCCTATTCTGTAAAATTATCTCTAAACAACCGAGGAGACTGAATATTTTGTCTTGACTATCAATCGACGTTGAATATTCTTCGCCACCAACAATTGTATCGCTAgaatcattttcttctgtctTGTAGACTGGTTCGTAAATGGTAAAGAGCAATTTATCTAATAGATCATTGAAGTGCTTGGCCTGTTCATTCAATGCATGTATTAGTTTGCTCAAAGACTTGAAACAACGGGATACTCCTAAATTGGTCGAGTAATCATTTATATGATCAAAGTCGATATTTACCAATTGCAGAGGTACTTTACTGGTGGAAAGACCAAATTTATTTCTGGCCAATTCAATAGTTGTACCAACTTTTTTAGCCTCCGAAGAAAGGATCGATTTTCTCAGAATTTCTGCGTTGGAATAACTTTCTTGTTCTAAAAGtctattcttttcaatctcTTCTAATTCATTCTTTGAGAAGAAATCTGAATAGTCCAACTTTCtgactttttctttttgatttttgtcatAAACTTCTTCTATTTTGCGGGTGCCCAAATTATAATAGGCAGAACCAAGAAAGAAGTAGCAATCATGCAATAGATTCACCATAGCACGTAAcccctttttcttcaagtggctggataatttttcatcatcgccGTGATTTTCATTGTCCTTGGTGGCACTTGTCCACCTGTCATTTTCGTTTGTTAGGGATTTCTCCTCACTTTCATCCAACGTTTCCTCTCCATGTTCGTCTTCACCTTCACTAAAATTCAGATATTTGTCGAACGGATCTTCGACATCAAATTTATGCCTCAAATGTATTTCCAGATCGTCTTTAATGTTGATCAACGATTGAAGCGCCCTTGATGGTTCATTAGAAAATTCTAGTTCGTGTTGTGCCTGCTTGATTGACAATTGAAACTTCTCCCTATAATAGCCAATAAGACTGTCAAATGCATCCATTCGCATAGAAATTAAAATATCGTCTATATTTGAGATTTTTGTCAAATGTCCATGGAGACGTTTTTGTCGGGTATTCAGAATTTCTGGAAATAGTGCATGACAGCAAATGTATCGTAGTCTAGCCAACCATTCATTCAGAAAGGCGTTGCTTACACGAGGTGACCCAGCACCATCTGTGTTATAGCCACTCAACTCTAAAAAGTTATTCCAAAGATTCTGATAGTTATCCCACTCAATAGGTGCAAATTCCAAAGGAATGATAAAGTTATGCTGTTGAGGAATATTAATTTGAGAGGAAACGTCAGATTTGGAATGCCTTATGCAAAGATCGTACCtataaaaaatgttcaTACATTCTTTGATGGAGAATCGAACACCCTTTAACCGACATACCAAACTATTGTCTGTATAATCGTTAGCATCATTCCGCAGTTTTATCTCCTCTTGAAGAGCCTGAATAAAATCTACCTCATCACAGAATGGATGCAGCTTTAGGTAAGACATGATCATTCTATAGTTGTAGATGTTCTGTATTGGAGTCCCAGATACGCCCCACGTGTGTATTCTGTGAAGGAGGCTCGTACATTTTGCAGAGTATGTTGATGAACTACGTAACATTTGAACCTCATCCAGAATAATACGATAAAACTGCATCAAAGCTAAGGGTGAGGAATAGTCATACTTAGGGCTTTTCAACCTTCTTGATCTGATACTACGGTTGAATTCTGCATGATGGACCTCCGTTGCAATAACATTATATGAAGTGACTATGATGTCGTATTGACATAATTTGTGGACAGCATCATCTACAGTTTCACAATGGGTCATTATCTCATTATATCCTTTATAGTTGTACCATCTTAAGGAATTTGCATGCAATTCAGTTTCCTCGAGCCACTGTTTCAAGATAGCATTGGGACAAATAATCAAAGTTGCTTTGGTTTTCGTTACTGTTCTGTTTTCAGCATCAATGAACGTTGCTTCTGAGTCTTTTAAATCTCTTTTATTTAAAAGTATTAGAGACAAGATCTCGATGGTTTTACCCAGCCCCATTTCTTCCGCCAACACACCTTTCGCACGAATGGGgtcatcattattcttgttttccTGTCTATACTGATCATACAAATGTGCAGCGTCATCAACACTTAGAATATAACCTGTTAATTTGTTCCATAACAACGATGGTGCTGCCTCATCAGGGCTGCGTACAATTAATTCATAGCCGTATGCATAGTAATCATTCATAAAGTTCTTAAGCCCTACTTCGTCGATCGTTATAGGCTTATCACCGAGAGAGACGCCACGTCCTTCCTTGGTTAGCATCCACTCAACACTTTCTCGTTGAAATGGTAAAAGATTGGCTTTTAGGCCGGGTATAGATTGGGATAAGAATGGCTTGATCTTTGACAGCCTATCTTTACTATATTCCAGGATTTGAGAAGTGAATTGcttttgaatgaatttggAGTGGATATGATTATGTTCATGATATTGTTCAAAGTCGTTCTCGCACCTATTGGAGTATTGTAAATCCAAAATTTGGTTAGCCTCCGGGGAAAACCGattgaatttatttttaatgtATTTCAGCATTAAAGTAAAGGATAATAACCGTTTCGAAGAAACCTCGTCATGCTTTAATACGATTTGAGAGCATTCAAAATCCTTGTAAGACAGAGATAGTTCATGTACACGATTTTTCAGTAGTTTTCCGGGGTCACTAGCActtgaacttttcttccttctctttcttAGCGGCCTTCCCTCTTGAGATTTGTGATTTGCCAACTGTTTTCTCAAGTTTGTTTCTTGGTTTTTATGCGCACATATTTTTAAGATCAGTGAAAGCTGTTTGTCAAAATccgattttgaattttcctCCATTGTAAATCCGATCTGAAATAAGGATATAGAATCAGATGAAACGACCAGTACAGCTTCTTTATCGTTTTCACACGATAAGATTTCTATATCGACATAAAATTCAGGTGGAAGCCCTGCGCTTTTACCAAAGCTTAGATTTTCTGGAATCTCAATATTAATCGAGGCCACGTTAAGCAGCTCTTTTCCGACTTTGCTCGTTTTTTGAGTcgcattttcttgtttctgaTTTAGCGCCTGCGTTGCTGCTACCACTGAGTTGAACGAACCGCTATCCAAGAAACTGTCGCAACTTTTGGCAACTACATTGTACTCCCTTGTTACAAGGGGAGCCCCATCACTCATTTAAATTGATTTCCCTGCTTGCGGTAGTTCGTTTCTCTAAAATATACCTAAAAAGTGGCAAATCAAAGACATTCATCATCTGCTATAGATCAGGAAAAGACGGGTAGCGGCTCGAACATTccgaaaaaggaaaaaatgagcCATGCTTATCCTTGGCAAGAGAAAGGACCAGATAATTCCCAGAGTTCACATAGCAAATGAGGCCACCCGACCCTCCTTGTATAAACTTGTActtgaaaacaaatttgttttcttgccaatcttaatattttgaacttcAACGTAAAATACAGACGTTACTTTGCTAATTTCCAAGCAAATTTAAAATCTGTTGCCCAAGTGCTCTTTTTTAGTGATTTCTAATCTCCTTAATTTTAGAAGTACGGAGGTTGAACAAAAGTCAACACATTCTATATCACCTCAGCTCTAGTCAGTCGTTCCAACACGTTGACCATAAAAAGACTGGTAATTCTCACTTTtaagaaacaaagaaagaaaaaaaggataaagGGTCCTTGTCATTGTCATTGTCATTGTTTCGACGCTTCTAGCTTTTTACTGGATAAAgttcaagatttttgtATTATAAATCCAGCAACTACAACCAAAAACTCGTGAAGAAGCTTGAGCCGACAATTATTTATCGACAGTCCCTTCAGCGAAACATAAACCACTATCCTCATTTCTTTATCTCTCCTATTGacttttgattttcacTAACAATTGCgggtcaaaaaaaaaactgagTGACATcggaaaataaaagaaaataaaatccaaaaaagtTAATACATTATTTGAAGCACAAACATTTCAGTTTggcaaagaagaatatatcGTTAAGTGTACGCGTTTGTTAGAAGAACCAGAAACACAATTTTGCCGAtgctaaaaataaaagctcTTTTctcgaaaaagaaacctGACCAGGCAGATTTGTCTCAAGGATCTAAAAAAGCATTAAAGGGTAAGACTAGATCAAACGGTACAACGAACAAAGATGTTTCCGAGGACAATTCCTTCCCCAAAAAAAGACATCAGGACAGAAATGTAATGCAGTACTCGAATACTATTGCTGACGATCATCATATGAAGTCTTTGACTGATGAATTGGTAACCACAATAGACTCAGACTCCTCCCCGAGTGATAATATTACCACAGAAAATATAGAGACCGTCACATCCGTTCCAGCCATCGATGTTCACGAAAGtaacgatgatgaagtAAGTTACGATCCATTAATGTCTGACGAATCGCTTCCAATACAGAGTGAAACTATCAGTGACATCCCATATGGCGACACTGACGACGAGAATCTGGAAGATGAAACTCCGGAAAAATCGTTTCTTGAACAGAAAGAATTGATAGGTTACAGGTTAATCAATAAGATTGGTGAAGGTGCTTTCTCAAAAGTATTTAGAGCCATACCTGCCAAGAATAGTTCCAATGAGTTTTTAACTAAAAACTATAAAGCTGTAGCCATTAAAGTTATCAAAAAGGCTGATTTATCCTTGATTAACGGTGACCATCGGAAGAAAGACAAAGGAAAGGATTCCACCAAGACTTCTTCCAGAGATCAAGTGCTAAAAGAAGTGGCGCTACATAAGACGGTCTCCGCTGATTGTTCGCAAATTGTTGCGTTCATAGATTTCCAAGAAACAAATAGTTACTACTATATCATTCAAGAGTTACTGACAGGTGGAGAGATATTTGGCGAGATCGTTAGATTGACCTATTTCAGTGAAGATTTATCAAGACATGTAATCAAACAATTAGCACTGGCTGTTAAACATATGCATTCACTGGGTGTGGTGCATCGTGATATAAAACCTGagaatcttctttttgagCCAATCGAGTTCACACCCTCCGTGAAACAAAAGTTTAGGAAGTCGGACGATCCGCAAACAAAAGCAGACGAGGGCATATTCACACCAGAGATCGGTGGTGGTGGAATTGGTGTAGTGAAACTAGCTGATTTTGGTTTGTCCAAACAAATTTTCTCTAAAAACACGAAGACCCCTTGTGGTACAGTTGGTTATACAGCTCCAGAAGTCGTCAAGGATGAACATTATTCCATGAAAGTAGATATGTGGGGAATCGGCTGTGTTTTATACACAATGTTATGCGGGTTTCCACCATTCTATGATGAGAAGATTGACACTTTGAccgaaaaaatatcaaggGGTGAATATACCTTTCTAAAACCTTGGTGGGATGAAATCAGTCCCGGTGCTAAGAATGCTGTGGTTAAGCTATTGGAATTAGAGCCGTCCAGAAGATACGATATCGACCAACTTTTGGACGACCCATGGTTGAACTCATACGATTGTTTGCCAAAGGAGCGCGAATCTTCACAAAAGAAAGCAGGTACTTCCGAGAGACGCCACATGCACAAAAAACAATTCCAACTATTCCAAAAAGACTCCACGTTACTGTTTTCACCAGCCGCAGTTGCTATGCGTGACGCATTTGATATTGGTAACGCAGTCAAGCGTACTGAAGAAGATCGTATGGGGACCCGTGGGGGCTTGGGCTCCCTTCCTGAAGACGAAGAGTCTGAAGATAATTATAATGGTGGCCCA
This genomic window from Saccharomyces kudriavzevii IFO 1802 strain IFO1802 genome assembly, chromosome: 12 contains:
- the SKDI12G2800 gene encoding uncharacterized protein, translated to MDTTLMKLLCILYSTFFRTCSISATPTSTTPLIRYDGQIAFRYDYDYTNIWDDIARCIENVTTDKAIVDNTSIMVDRAGTIVDRGYTIWLDSGGNTYSDIDDIIVSNITDCMRRNCNITNISISCHNPFALSANTDEEYEDHFAYYGRGYPIDYDRDYESIGEPTDSGTDQSTLVRRGNGNWPDKILPDQQLHWDYNVIGRLYMLEQVGSSLFT
- the IRC20 gene encoding E3 ubiquitin-protein ligase IRC20 (similar to Saccharomyces cerevisiae IRC20 (YLR247C); ancestral locus Anc_1.389), yielding MSDGAPLVTREYNVVAKSCDSFLDSGSFNSVVAATQALNQKQENATQKTSKVGKELLNVASINIEIPENLSFGKSAGLPPEFYVDIEILSCENDKEAVLVVSSDSISLFQIGFTMEENSKSDFDKQLSLILKICAHKNQETNLRKQLANHKSQEGRPLRKRRKKSSSASDPGKLLKNRVHELSLSYKDFECSQIVLKHDEVSSKRLLSFTLMLKYIKNKFNRFSPEANQILDLQYSNRCENDFEQYHEHNHIHSKFIQKQFTSQILEYSKDRLSKIKPFLSQSIPGLKANLLPFQRESVEWMLTKEGRGVSLGDKPITIDEVGLKNFMNDYYAYGYELIVRSPDEAAPSLLWNKLTGYILSVDDAAHLYDQYRQENKNNDDPIRAKGVLAEEMGLGKTIEILSLILLNKRDLKDSEATFIDAENRTVTKTKATLIICPNAILKQWLEETELHANSLRWYNYKGYNEIMTHCETVDDAVHKLCQYDIIVTSYNVIATEVHHAEFNRSIRSRRLKSPKYDYSSPLALMQFYRIILDEVQMLRSSSTYSAKCTSLLHRIHTWGVSGTPIQNIYNYRMIMSYLKLHPFCDEVDFIQALQEEIKLRNDANDYTDNSLVCRLKGVRFSIKECMNIFYRYDLCIRHSKSDVSSQINIPQQHNFIIPLEFAPIEWDNYQNLWNNFLELSGYNTDGAGSPRVSNAFLNEWLARLRYICCHALFPEILNTRQKRLHGHLTKISNIDDILISMRMDAFDSLIGYYREKFQLSIKQAQHELEFSNEPSRALQSLINIKDDLEIHLRHKFDVEDPFDKYLNFSEGEDEHGEETLDESEEKSLTNENDRWTSATKDNENHGDDEKLSSHLKKKGLRAMVNLLHDCYFFLGSAYYNLGTRKIEEVYDKNQKEKVRKLDYSDFFSKNELEEIEKNRLLEQESYSNAEILRKSILSSEAKKVGTTIELARNKFGLSTSKVPLQLVNIDFDHINDYSTNLGVSRCFKSLSKLIHALNEQAKHFNDLLDKLLFTIYEPVYKTEENDSSDTIVGGEEYSTSIDSQDKIFSLLGCLEIILQNRDNILTSDSEVKIPKHLVPEGSIISKYQKQLLNNLCLIAGTPLRTIFDDLKNNRIVRRISSENENETPIENFEDYLLQYETEGKNLFRHNKQIRESLKFLGSIYNAKTEYYSQLQRISDSLVSLHSLSPPQLSHLMKTIKKSLGGALDAKINNTESRLVYLKNLSRLKDTLNENQILSCSICLGDVEIGAIIKCGHYFCKNCILTWLRAHNKCPICKSFCSVSEVYNFKFKNTKERKEKDAQEPQNDGNGLTQETSSGGSTISSVSEVEKLFGNKYKQFHQMNEVHQIHIKESFGAKIDFVIKLISYLKLKSEQENAEPPQVILYSQKTEYLKVIGKVLKLYRIEYLACLSNTAGVGETINNFKRQPSVTCLLLNVKTLGAGLNLINAKHIFLLDPILNNGDEQQAMGRNNRIGQNKETFVWNFMIKNTVEENILRYKCILEERKRKERSNRSDNCDSRQIYRDEEENDDAKFEISVGDQEVSNEHLWNCFFHKND
- the RCK2 gene encoding serine/threonine protein kinase RCK2 (similar to Saccharomyces cerevisiae RCK1 (YGL158W) and RCK2 (YLR248W); ancestral locus Anc_1.390), coding for MLKIKALFSKKKPDQADLSQGSKKALKGKTRSNGTTNKDVSEDNSFPKKRHQDRNVMQYSNTIADDHHMKSLTDELVTTIDSDSSPSDNITTENIETVTSVPAIDVHESNDDEVSYDPLMSDESLPIQSETISDIPYGDTDDENLEDETPEKSFLEQKELIGYRLINKIGEGAFSKVFRAIPAKNSSNEFLTKNYKAVAIKVIKKADLSLINGDHRKKDKGKDSTKTSSRDQVLKEVALHKTVSADCSQIVAFIDFQETNSYYYIIQELLTGGEIFGEIVRLTYFSEDLSRHVIKQLALAVKHMHSLGVVHRDIKPENLLFEPIEFTPSVKQKFRKSDDPQTKADEGIFTPEIGGGGIGVVKLADFGLSKQIFSKNTKTPCGTVGYTAPEVVKDEHYSMKVDMWGIGCVLYTMLCGFPPFYDEKIDTLTEKISRGEYTFLKPWWDEISPGAKNAVVKLLELEPSRRYDIDQLLDDPWLNSYDCLPKERESSQKKAGTSERRHMHKKQFQLFQKDSTLLFSPAAVAMRDAFDIGNAVKRTEEDRMGTRGGLGSLPEDEESEDNYNGGPEDEPLEQNMFQLTLDTSTILQRRKKVQEDDLGPKIPISATIRE